The genomic DNA AATGGAACTTAAGAAAAGTCTGTCTTCTcaacaaaatttatttaaaaaagttattaCTCAGACAGAATCTATTGTAAAAGCTAGTTATGTGGTAACATATTTAAtagcaaaaaaatcaaaaccatttACTGATGGTGAGTTTATTAAGCAATGTATGGAAAGTGTGGCAGACATAATTTGCCCTGAAAAAAAAGGGGATATTTCTAAAATAAGTTTGTCACACCAGACTATAGCCAGGCGAACAGAAGACATTGGAAAATCTGTTGAAAGATGTTTGAAGAGTAAAGCTGCTAAATTTAAATATTATGCTTTGGCAGTGGATGAAAGCACTGATGCTACAGATACGGCTCAACTTGCCATTTTTATGAGAGGTATTGATAATGAATATAATGTTACTGAAGAGATGGCTTCTTTAGTGCCATTAAAAGACACAACTAAATCAAGAGATTTATATGAAgcagtaaaaaatatgttaaatagatATTCTCTGTCTTTTGAAAACATATCTGGTATAGTTACTGATGGTGCCCCAGCAATGGTAGGTAGAAGAGAGGGACTTGTAAAATTAATAGAAAATGATGCAATTGCTGCCAAAAACTCACATTTAATGAAGTATCATTGCATAGTACATCAAGAAAATTTATGtgcaaaagctttaaaaatggaTAACATCATGCAAATAGTGATAAAGGCTGTGAATTTCATAAGGGCCAAGGGCTTGAATCATCGCCAGTTCCAGGAATTTCTTAGAAGTGTAGATGCTGACTGTGGTGATGTCATTTACTTCTCAGAAGTAAGATGGCTAAGTCGAGGCCAAATGTTGAAAAGATTTTATGATTTGCGACATGAAGTAAAGTCATTTATGGTATCAAAAGCAAAATGTGTGCCTGAACTTGATGATGAAAACTGGCTTACAGATTTAGCATTTTTAGTGGATTTGACCTCCCATTTGAATGACTTAAATATGCGTCTTCAAGGTAAAAACCAGCTTATCAACACAATGTTCCAAGGCATAACAGCATTCCAAACTAAActaaaattatgggaagatcaaaTTAAGGCAAACAATTTTATGCATTTCAACACATTGGCCAAACATGTTCCTGTGAACACTGAAAAATATGCAGCCTTGCTTTATGATTTGATAcaagaatttgaaaaacgttttcaggatttcagggaaaataaacaacattttgctATATTTGCAACACCATTTTCAGTTGACATAAATATGTTACCTGCCAATTTTCAAATGGAATGCATTGAGCTGCAATCTGACTTTCAGCTTAAGGAAAAATTTGATCATGTGTCTTTACTGGACTTTTATAGGTCCTATCTTCCCAGAGATAAATATCCCTCACTGCACAACCATGCCTTATTCATGTCATCACTTTTTGGCAGCACCtatatttgtgagcaacttttttcaagaatgaagcacactaagagtaaaattagaaccaaattatctgatgagcaccttgaaaattcactgagaattgcaactacttcaatggaaccagatattgatgcattagtttatcaaacacaatgtcaaaaatcccactaggatGGCTTAATTTgctctcttttcttttactttttttgtaaactttactCTTACAGTTATCATCTTTTTTGCAttgtaaaaacatatatttgcttCACATTGCATGTGTAGACAACTTAAGGAAAACTTTGACTATGTGTCTTTACTGGACTTTTATAGGTCCTATCTTCCCAGAGATAAATATCCCTCACTGCACAACCATGCCTTATTCCTGTCATCACTTTTTGGCAGCACCtatatttgtgagcaacttttttcaagaatgaagcacactaagagtaaaattagaaccaaattatctgatgagcaccttgaatattcactgagaattgcaactacttctaaTCTAATGCATCAATATCTGGTTCCATTGAGCAGTAGTTTATCAAGTCAAGTGCAATGTCAAAAATTCCATTAGGATGGTTTGTTTTGCTCTCTTTTCTTATGAATGAAGAATGAAGcacactaagagtaaaattagaaccaaattatctgatgagcaccttgaatattcactgagaattgcaactacttctaaTCTAATGCATCAATATCTGGTTCCATTGAGCAGTAGTTTTATCAAGTCAAGTGCAATGTCAAAAATTCCATTAGGATGGTTTGTTTTGCTCTCTTTTCTTATGAATGAAGAATGAAGCACACTAAGAGTAAAaatagaaccaaattatctgatgagcaccttgaatattcactgagaattgcaactacttcaatGGAACCAGATATTGATGCATTGATTAGTAGTTTATCAAACACAATCTCTAAAATCCCACTAGGATGGTTTAAtttgctcttttcttttactttttttgtaaagtttacCAGTAAGCTGCAGGCTGAAGCTAGCCTTTCATTAGGCAGGAGAAGAGTCATGTAGTTTTTGGAGTTGCTTGCCacaaaattagaaccaaattatctgatgagcaccttgaatattcactgagaattgcaactacttctaaTTTATTGCATCAATATCTGGTTCCATTGAGCAGTAGTTTATCAAGTCAAgtgcaatgtcaaaaatcccattaggatggtttgttttgctctcttttcttttttttgtaaaactttactTGTATCTTCTTTTTTGTGCATTGTACAACCATATATTTGCTTCACATTGCATgtggagagagaaaaagaaagtaagtgaaaaaaagaaagaaatgaacaaTTAATAAAA from Xenopus laevis strain J_2021 chromosome 5S, Xenopus_laevis_v10.1, whole genome shotgun sequence includes the following:
- the LOC121394266 gene encoding general transcription factor II-I repeat domain-containing protein 2-like; the protein is MAFRISESKKEHRKRKVTEEGRVFKENWTEEYFFVEANSKALCLICGEYVQVFKDYNLKRHYMQKHAAKFSVYQGMCRKDKAMELKKSLSSQQNLFKKVITQTESIVKASYVVTYLIAKKSKPFTDGEFIKQCMESVADIICPEKKGDISKISLSHQTIARRTEDIGKSVERCLKSKAAKFKYYALAVDESTDATDTAQLAIFMRGIDNEYNVTEEMASLVPLKDTTKSRDLYEAVKNMLNRYSLSFENISGIVTDGAPAMVGRREGLVKLIENDAIAAKNSHLMKYHCIVHQENLCAKALKMDNIMQIVIKAVNFIRAKGLNHRQFQEFLRSVDADCGDVIYFSEVRWLSRGQMLKRFYDLRHEVKSFMVSKAKCVPELDDENWLTDLAFLVDLTSHLNDLNMRLQGKNQLINTMFQGITAFQTKLKLWEDQIKANNFMHFNTLAKHVPVNTEKYAALLYDLIQEFEKRFQDFRENKQHFAIFATPFSVDINMLPANFQMECIELQSDFQLKEKFDHVSLLDFYRSYLPRDKYPSLHNHALFMSSLFGSTYICEQLFSRMKHTKSKIRTKLSDEHLENSLRIATTSMEPDIDALVYQTQCQKSH